In Mucilaginibacter auburnensis, the genomic stretch GTGCCCCAGGTAATTGAAAATAGCAGCATTTTATAGGTTTACGTTTTACGCAGTACGTTTACGTAATCGCAAAATGCAAAAAATAATTATTAACTGCTTGAAATGTTTTTGTTACAGAGGGGGGAGAGGTTGCAAAAAATATTTTAGTCCTTAGCACTTTAATTTTGTGACTTCAAACAAAAAGAGCATACTTGCTATACAAATATGCTCTTTTAAATATTTTACGGCAACTAATCTCTAATCACCAGTCTCTAATCAACTAACCTACAACATTCCCCCATCAACCGGAATAACCTGCCCGGTGATGTAGGTAGCCATATCAGATGCAAGAAAGACACAGGCGTTAGCAACATCTTCAGTTTCGCCGGCACGTTTAAGCGGGATGCCTGCTTCCCAGCCCTGAACTACTTTAGGGTCTAACACGTCTGTCATTTCAGTGCGGATAAAGCCCGGCGCAATAACGTTGGTGCGTATGTTACGTGAGCCAAGCTCTTTAGCCATTGATTTAGAGAAACCGATAATGCCTGCTTTTGATGCCGCGTAGTTAGCCTGACCAGCATTGCCGTCAACACCCACTACAGAGCTCATGTTAATGAAAACGCCGTTGCGGTTTTTCATCATTATTTTTGATGCCGCTTTGGTAACGTTAAATATTGATTTCAGGTTAACTTGTATAACCTCATCCCATTGTTCTTCAGTCATGCGCATTAGTAAACCATCTTTGGTTATACCAGCGTTGTTCACCACAATGTGAAGGGTGCCAAAATCAGCAACAATATCGTTTATGAGTTTATCTGCCTCGTCAAATTTTGAAGCGTCGGAACGGTAGCCTTTAACCTGTGTACCAAAACTTTGCAGCTCCTGTTCAAGCGCTTGTCCTTTTTCAACTGATGATAAATAGGTGAAAGCTACATTAGCGCCATGCTCGGCAAATTTCTCAGCAATTTTGCGACCTATTCCTTTTGAAGCACCGGTAATTAGCGCCGTTTTTCCTTCTAATAATTTCATAAACTTTTTCAACTTCCGTTTCGGGCGGTGAAGATAAACATTTAGAGCGAATTGCAGAAAGGCTTGTTATAA encodes the following:
- the fabG gene encoding 3-oxoacyl-[acyl-carrier-protein] reductase yields the protein MKLLEGKTALITGASKGIGRKIAEKFAEHGANVAFTYLSSVEKGQALEQELQSFGTQVKGYRSDASKFDEADKLINDIVADFGTLHIVVNNAGITKDGLLMRMTEEQWDEVIQVNLKSIFNVTKAASKIMMKNRNGVFINMSSVVGVDGNAGQANYAASKAGIIGFSKSMAKELGSRNIRTNVIAPGFIRTEMTDVLDPKVVQGWEAGIPLKRAGETEDVANACVFLASDMATYITGQVIPVDGGML